The window GTTGTAGATTCTTATCCAAGACACGTATCATTTGGTAATGCCACGTGAATCGCTAGAAACAAATAATAGCTAACCTGATACCAAAAGTTTTGTAAGGGACCTAAGAAGGCTATCATGAGCCGAAAGATCTTCTAATTTGGCTAAGATGTCCAAGGtccaattttgaaaaatttcaaAGGCTTTTCTTGACTTACTTTGTGTAAACAAACAATTAGTTAAGAAACCAAGGCAATCAAGCCTTGAAAATTTAGTTGCTAATCCATCGGTAATGCTTACTAATCCTACCGGCAATCAAATTATTTCCTTTCTGTTCCGACTTTTCTGCTCAATTCGAACTATCCGAAGCTTCAATCCAAGACAGAAACATTGAACTTCAACTTTCTTAGAtagaatattattattttttccctaaaaatttaaaacagcATTAAGACATTCATACCTACTCGGGAACAACTAATGCCCTACAGATTTTACAAGAGGATACGTACGGTGAACCGGAGATTGATCACTCTGGAGCTGCTGTAGGCATGCAAACATCGTCTTCATCCAACAATGCTGCAATATCTACGAGGTCGTCATCCATATCAGCTCTCCCATCTGAACTATTCATAATACTGTCGTATACCACCTGCATAACATCAATTGAAGTTCAACGAAAAACCAGTCAGACTTATAAAGTAGATACAAAATCCAAACAAACCACCAACGCGGACATAAATGCTTTACCTTGGTTTCCTGTATCTCAGTGACAACATTAAGCAGCCGACTGTATTGATCTCTTGCCTCGGGATATCGAACCATGGACTTCACCCTAGCAAGCGCCTTTTGCAACCTTTGCTCTGTTTGCTTCCTTCCTTCTTTCAGTACATCGTAATCATCATCCTTCGAGGATGAAGCTTGCATGCTGGGGGGCTCAGCAAGTGCTTCTGGCTTGAACCCACGCAATCCACTTCCTTTTCGTCTCCAACGCAAAATTATCTTCTCCACAATTCCTACGGACCAGACTATCTTTCTGTAGTTTTTTCTCACCTGGTGGCCTCTTACATGAGCCTGTTATCAATAAGGTCAaagttcaatttcaaaaatGGATTTGAGCATAGAACAATTTAAGGGAGAAACATGGAGAAGATTAAATGCCTCAGAAATTGAATCGACCTCAAATCATATTAACAAAGAGAATCATGGCAACGTACCTGAATTTTGACAATACGTTGTCGGATTATCAAATAATCTTTTCTACCCTTCCAACTACGGAACTTATTTTGTATTCGAATTGCAGCAGCATCCACATGCTCATCACGTTTCCCTGCCTTATGCGACTTAACTGCAATGAGTGATAGAGCATCTTCATCTGAAATTCCAAAATTATCACTGCCATATTCTTTCAACTGCTTCCGCTGGAAAGATTTTACCCTGAGCACTTGATGAATACGAGCAGCAGCTTGGGTAGCATTACAGACAGCGGTTAAAGAATCCCTCAGGGAAAGCCCACCCATTAAATCCCCATTCCTGATAGGAGTTGCAATTCGTTCTGAAGCTGTTTCTACTGCTTTTGCTCCTGAAATCTCAGCATTATTGCCTTCCTTGACATCCAAATTAAGAAATGAAAGGTGGTCACTCAAAGCAGATTCAGCAAGATAACCAGCAATTCCTTTGTGGCCCTGTGCAGAAGCTAGGTCTGCAGGTGTTCTTCCAGCAGGATATTTGGTTCTTGGATCTGTTAATAATCCAGGAGCCGCACCAAGAGAGATGAGGGAAGCAACCGTGCGCTCTCTGATATTAATTacatgaaaagaagaaaatgaaaaagcaaACAAGTTAAAATTAgataaaaccaaattaataagTCAAGAATGAAGATGCAAGATTCTGAGAGCAGTCTTATTTGAGAAAATCCTGGCACAACGATCTGATCCAGATGTATACAAGTAAATGCACTCTCTTGCCATAAACTGTAGATAGTAAATTGTTTAGTACGTTTTTTAAGAAAGTAAATTGTTGATGGTTATAGTGAAACAATTGACCGTAGCTGGTGGCCCACATACTGAAAGAAAGAATAGAAAGGAAAGCATTCCAGCACGGAAgttcaaaaaatgaaagaaatttttCTACGGTGCTCACCTGCCATGAAAAGCTGCCCAGTGAAGAGCTGTCCATCCATTCACATCACGAAAATTGACACTGACTCCGGCAGTTATTGTGGGCAGTAAGACCCAATCATAGCCAAGAGCAGCTCCAAAATGTAATACACCTTGGCCACCCTCGTCTAGTACACTAGGGCCTTTTCCACCAGCAGCCAACTTTTGCAAGAGCCATGCATGCAACTTCTCTTTAAGTAACTGTTGAAGCAACTGGTCCTCTACTCTCTCTAAGGAAAAGTCCTCATCTGACGTAAGTTGTAGCATCCTGTCCCACTCACCATTGTCATTTTTCAACAATAAATCAATTTTACTGATCAACTCAGAATTCTCTGCTATGCTGGTGGGATCAAAAGTTGGAGAGCTAGAGCTTAAGGACAGTAATTTTCCAAAGCGCATATTTAATATTTCATTCATGCAGCCACTGTAATCATCTTTCGCATCATAATCTGGTATTTGGCCGACTCGGTATTCAAATTCCCTGATTTCACTACACGCCAGCCTATTGGAACATGTCACATAGAAAGGAATCCTCCCAGCCTTATGGATGGGAGTATAACAACGAAGAACACCATCTGCTATAACCTCAGCAGGAACTTCAACTTCCCCAAACATGCATGACCACTTACAACTTTCTGCTTCTTGACTCTTCAAGAATCTTCCTGTGATCAGAACCTGCATAAATTGAGGGCTCAATGAGAAAATTTTATGATATTTGAGAAACTTGAAGATAACTCTTACGCAAAAGTATAGCAAGGAATATGGAAGACTAAGTTAACTCTTTACCTTAATTTCAGAGTTTTCATATGCCCAGTTTGGCGAGAAATCAATAATGCTAAAGAGCTGGTCCTGGGAAAGAGAAGGCCCCAGCATATAGCTATCCAAGCGTACGTGAAGAGGAACACTGGATTCATCGACCCCATTCTCACTTTCTACAGTATCCCAGTAGGTCTCTGAATTGGACTGTGTTTGTGTCTCATCCACATCTCCTAGTTCTTTACTCATCCATCGGTTGAAACTGTCAAGCTTCTTCAAGCCTTCATCTAACAAAGGCCTTGTAGCAAAAGCATGATTGTAGCTTCCTTCTATGGTTTCATCTCTCTTCGAAATAGACTTCAGATGATATTCTTGCTCAGGGTTTGAAGGCTGTATTTGAAGGTCATTTGGCATAGAATAATCATTTGTCTTATCAGAATCCACATGGCACACCAGAGAATTGAGTaaattggaagcatcgactccTTCATGGAACCTTGTGCTGACATCATATGCTGTATTTGAATGCAAGTTTTGATCCACAGGCCCACTGGATGAACCAGAAGAGTTGGCTTCTAAAGTCTGTTGGAAAGTTAAACCAAAGTATGAACAAACAGAAGAATTTGGAAAAGCAAAAACAATACATAAAGGAGAGCCGTACTCAGCCTCCCCATAAAACCTGTTGCAGGGGTGCCAGAGTAATGGAAGAACCCAAATAGCTACCCTCCACAAACTGTGGTATTCAGAGTATGCTTAAATAACCAATTACTACATacatatatttgtttatttatttaacttaCCAGTAACAAACtacgattttataaataattatgCAGGATTCGAGGACTTTGAAAGCATATGGCAATGATAACCATAACTAGAAAGTTTTTAAGTGAAGAAAACAGGATGTTGAAGACTTCAAATACACTAGACCATCACATTTTGCCAACAACATGATTAAATGACTCACAATTGAAAGGATGATGTCTGGGTAGCCCCTATATGTGGATAACTAGCAGAAGTACCAGCTTTCAAGGCCTGTACAATTCCTATACTCTAATTACattgataatttttattaaaaaaattaaaatctcatcATAATAAGTTCTAGAAACTTGGAAATAACAGAAATAATTTAAGAACAGACATCTCAAAAATTTGCTTGAGTGGTTGGAAGCAATGAGACATAAATTCTTGTCAAACTCCATGCTTAATTAGGTTTGACTCTGTATATAATTTTCTCACACATAAACAGAATCAGTATATGCTTCCGTGATCTTTGATATTGTCAtgtaaaaaaattctaaaaattcaaacaaaaaactggTGAAAAAAACTTTTAATCCAAGTATATCAAACcgacgaaaaaaaaaatcttcatatATGCTCCACCAGTTTTCACTTGGGAATGTCCGTCATCagattctcaaaaaaaaaaaatataccatCCTTAATAGTTATTGCACAAGCTTGTAATGCCAAAGCCCTAGAatcaaaatttttgtttcaagAGCATTAAATGTGTAAGTAAACTTCCCCTTACCTGCCAGCTTTGTTGGACCCTTGGTCTATCCTCATACATCTGCTTTTTACCAAAATTGTTTGTGAAAAGGTGCCCAAACGTCTCATTCTCTTGCTTAGAGATAATTCCCGTTGAATCAGAATGTGTTGCTGAAATTGATGGCTGAAAAGGCAAAGATTGAAAGCCAGTAGTAATATTCCCCAAGGCACCATCGCATAATGTTGAGTTAAGATTTCTCCTGGGATCATAGGTAACGCCAGCATCTTTAACATCTTCCTTCCTATATGCTTGAGTGTGTGAGCTAAAATTCACCCCAGGAATGGCTGACAATTTTTCTTGATATTCATCTGTTTTCAATGATTTTATCATGAACTTGGTATTCTACTTAATTCAAAAAATTGTCTAGATATTTAAAAGCACCAATGCATTTACAAGGACAACATAGATTTagaaaatagaaggaaaaagtTTACCTGAAAATGACATCGGATAGAATGCAGTAGATACTCCAGCATTGGTCTTCTCAGCCTTAGGCTGTAGTAATTCGAGAAAAGGTTGTAACTGGGAACTTGCTTGGTGATTATATACTGTATCATGTaccatgttaagttaaattaaAGATAactgcatgaaaaaaaaaaaatatatatatatatatatggtaaaACTGGAAAATGAACTTATTCTtccaaaatatttattaaacaaAGGAAATTATTGACAAACTGTAGTAACGAAAATGGACAACGCACCTGATTCAGCATCTTCAAATTCTGATGCTTGAGCGCTACTTAAGCTTGTTGCGTCAGTAGCTTGGGAACGCATTTGGAAACTACTTGGATTGAAACTAGAAGAAACAGAATTGTCCATTTCAGAATTGAGTGCAACTTCTTCAGTTTCATGGGAATAAGGAACACCTTCTTCAGTGCCTTTAATATGGTTATAGTTGGTCCTATTTCCCTGAATAAGTAATACAGAAAATGAGACGACCCAGAACACGGAGATCCATAACGGAAATAAAAAGTTGGATCACACAAATGACAAATAGATGCACAAATATCCTATGGTAAAACACTAGATAGCATGAGCATAAGAACTAATCGATGAACAGTTATTTCTTATTAATTGGGACCTAAGCAAGTGGACCAAATTTTACCTAAAGCCAAGCACGaacttctcttctttctctggACACAGCCTAATTTATTAATACATTTTCAACATTGATTCACACATGAATCACAGCTTGAATTTAAGTATTCAAAAATACACTAGGGAAAGTACATATAAAATGGTCAGTTGCTCTTAAATGACATGCACTTTACCTTGAAATGGAATAAAAATAACTCTTatgatagttgttgggttttttccagcccatgataagttgtcctacgtctataaggaattatagtcttggaggattaaattgttttcccgagttgttttcccaattggagttagtttctcaattggagaaggattcataactagattccaattaggattagtaatccttattgaagaagacctttattatgtctatataaaaggactattgtactagttttgagaagggagcaaaacaataaattgtataccactcaagggattagagtgagagaatattgtaaaCTGTGtgtgagagaaaagaaaagagatggtgtatttcttgttcttgttctttcaggttttttgtcaagttctagttctagagatttggcaagattattggttgtactcattattgatatagtgaaagattgttgttgctgtCCCATGGACGTTGGCACATATTGCCTAACCACgtaaattcttggtgttatttatcttggttatttgtttttcgATTTCCGGAGTTTGTTCTatttttcccattcttaaatGCGATATTCTCAACAATAGTTTGGCTCCAAAAAGATCTCAAAATGATAACCAAAGGCTGGCAAAATCACAGAAACTAATTGCGCAAACAACAagaatgaaatgaaaagaataaAGCATTACCTTAACTTCCCGGTAGTGGACGAGAACTATGTGTTGCAGAGCCCTGCAGCAATGACCAAGTAAGTCAGACgtgaaaagaaaatttcacaATAAATTACTTGAATCATTAGCATGTGAGACTAAATGTTAACCGCATTTgggttttctttaattttattagaCAGGTATTAAAATGAACAGGCAGCCATGGGTGCCTGCTTGTACTTGCAAACACATCCACAAACACTGCTAAGGCTTGAGAACAAAAATCTTTGATAGATTTGTAGCATATAACTCACTCTTCAAGCATCCAATAACTGCGCCTTtggaaattttcattttcttctccatGTGCATAATAGCAGTGCAGCACATCAACGCTTCCAGCCTGAAAGGATGTTCAATTATTATTCAACCACTTGATTGAAAACAAAGGCTTTGTCAACAAATTAACTCTTGACACAAGCCACAAAAACTTGAGAAATATTTAGCATCTAATTGTTACCACCTACTTAATGAAATTCTAAAACAAatttctttccacctctgcTTTCTTAAGCAGCAATTTTTATTCAATGAGCTTTTTCCTTGACATTGGTGTGTCCTTGTACTTAATTTTGGAATTAAACAAGGGTGCAAACTAGCCACAAAAAGTTGAGGATTGGACTACACAGACTTGGCTAGCTATTTTTCGAGCTCAAGCGAAATACTAGCCTTGAAATTCCAACCAAGGTATACCAAACTGTCACAGCCCGGATTAGACCAAAAGTAAATCCATGCATGTGAGCTATAAAATAGATTGAATATGAGCCTATATCGGAGTGGCCTGAATCTTAAGTTCACCAAGGGTGGGATCGGTTCATTTGCATCCCTAACAttaaagttttttgttttacaaagaaTCCGTAATAAAATAATTGCATAACCcttatataatttaaaacaaCTGTGATTCCTTAAGCCTTAGCTGCCCACGACACAAAATTGTAGCTATTGACATTCGACATGTCAGAGCCTCCCACATCACTCTTATACCAGAGTTCTTCTCTCCTATCTAATTAAGTTTGGTATTTATGTTACTTATTTTTGGTCAAAATCCTTGTGTCATAAAATAATTTTCAGGAGAAAGTTATAACATAATATAGCTCTTAAAAATGcttaaatcaaattttgatgcaaaatattgtcataatatatttatatgtgctTTGTAAAACCTATTACACCATCCTTTGATGATTACCTTAAGTCTCTCATGGGCTTCCTTCACTGTCTTTCCATCTTTTTTCTTCCTCCAGTTATGGCCATCTTTCCTGAAATATCTAAGCACCTTCCGATCAAATAGGAAAAGGGATCCACCTGAAACAAATGACGTGTATCAAGCCACAGTAGGTATTCAAAGGTAAATGCAACAATACAACAAAGCAAGCTGCAAATCAAATTTCTGCAGACATCTCATAAAACTTAAAATGTGTAAATGCTATTATATCTAACCTTAAAACGGAAAATCATGAGCCTTTATGTTCAAAAGTAAATGCCCTTAATGCCtactaaaaacaaaccaaagacaatACAAGACTCAACTCTCATGTCAGAcggaaatgaaaggaaaaatggTCTTACTGATTTGACTGCTTCTTAACACAAGTACCAATTGACATAAACTCTTACTCTCGATCAGATAATCCCCAGTCACAACCTTATAAAAAGAAAGTTCGATACATATCCCAAAAGGAAT of the Pyrus communis chromosome 1, drPyrComm1.1, whole genome shotgun sequence genome contains:
- the LOC137735981 gene encoding calmodulin-binding transcription activator 3-like, coding for MAETKRYGLGNQLDIAQILLEAKHRWLRPAEICEILQNYQKFQIASVPANKPPGGSLFLFDRKVLRYFRKDGHNWRKKKDGKTVKEAHERLKAGSVDVLHCYYAHGEENENFQRRSYWMLEEALQHIVLVHYREVKGNRTNYNHIKGTEEGVPYSHETEEVALNSEMDNSVSSSFNPSSFQMRSQATDATSLSSAQASEFEDAESVYNHQASSQLQPFLELLQPKAEKTNAGVSTAFYPMSFSDEYQEKLSAIPGVNFSSHTQAYRKEDVKDAGVTYDPRRNLNSTLCDGALGNITTGFQSLPFQPSISATHSDSTGIISKQENETFGHLFTNNFGKKQMYEDRPRVQQSWQTLEANSSGSSSGPVDQNLHSNTAYDVSTRFHEGVDASNLLNSLVCHVDSDKTNDYSMPNDLQIQPSNPEQEYHLKSISKRDETIEGSYNHAFATRPLLDEGLKKLDSFNRWMSKELGDVDETQTQSNSETYWDTVESENGVDESSVPLHVRLDSYMLGPSLSQDQLFSIIDFSPNWAYENSEIKVLITGRFLKSQEAESCKWSCMFGEVEVPAEVIADGVLRCYTPIHKAGRIPFYVTCSNRLACSEIREFEYRVGQIPDYDAKDDYSGCMNEILNMRFGKLLSLSSSSPTFDPTSIAENSELISKIDLLLKNDNGEWDRMLQLTSDEDFSLERVEDQLLQQLLKEKLHAWLLQKLAAGGKGPSVLDEGGQGVLHFGAALGYDWVLLPTITAGVSVNFRDVNGWTALHWAAFHGRERTVASLISLGAAPGLLTDPRTKYPAGRTPADLASAQGHKGIAGYLAESALSDHLSFLNLDVKEGNNAEISGAKAVETASERIATPIRNGDLMGGLSLRDSLTAVCNATQAAARIHQVLRVKSFQRKQLKEYGSDNFGISDEDALSLIAVKSHKAGKRDEHVDAAAIRIQNKFRSWKGRKDYLIIRQRIVKIQAHVRGHQVRKNYRKIVWSVGIVEKIILRWRRKGSGLRGFKPEALAEPPSMQASSSKDDDYDVLKEGRKQTEQRLQKALARVKSMVRYPEARDQYSRLLNVVTEIQETKVVYDSIMNSSDGRADMDDDLVDIAALLDEDDVCMPTAAPE